A portion of the Echeneis naucrates chromosome 5, fEcheNa1.1, whole genome shotgun sequence genome contains these proteins:
- the LOC115044139 gene encoding probable G-protein coupled receptor — protein sequence MEQNSSYPTSDYNDSTTAWAPMPLPPSRHLGTLPNPQLRFKDLTGIFFMVTLNVLALLANTAVLVVVMKAPHLRKFAFVCHLCAVDLLCAMLLMPLGIVSTSPYFAGVVFTVLECQVHVFLNVILIAASIFTITAISVERYYYIVHPMRYEVKMTLQLTAAVMVTVWVASAVLGLSTVFGWPSYSSLSNISAARCLLYWGRSDHQRIFSVLFSVTCFCLPAVVIFAVYCNVYKVARVAARQHGPLPSWTNSQLKHRSDSINSQTTIITTRNAPRRMMRDRPFGGGKAALTLVLIVGQFLICWLPYFAFHLHLTINATSTIPEDLEEAVTWLAYSSFAINPFFYGLLNRQIREELCKLRRCYSPRPVELAVSSHEGSGHENFLQFLHRTSCTLETQGSVVTSSPRSTLDQTGQPGFRIPGQIPEEFS from the coding sequence ATGGAGCAAAACAGTTCATATCCTACCTCTGACTACAACGACAGCACCACTGCCTGGGCGCCGATGCCCTTGCCTCCCAGCAGACACCTGGGCACCCTTCCCAATCCTCAGCTACGCTTCAAAGACCTGACAGGGATATTTTTCATGGTGACCCTGAATGTTCTGGCACTTCTGGCCAACACTGCTGTTCTGGTTGTTGTCATGAAAGCCCCTCATCTCAGGAAATTTGCCTTTGTCTGTCACTTGTGTGCAGTGGACCTGCTGTGCGCCATGTTGCTCATGCCCCTTGGGATTGTGTCTACTTCCCCATACTTTGCTGGCGTGGTATTCACTGTGCTGGAGTGTCAGGTCCACGTATTCCTTAATGTAATCCTCATAGCTGCCTCCATCTTCACCATCACAGCGATCAGCGTAGAGCGTTACTACTACATTGTCCACCCCATGCGCTATGAGGTTAAGATGACGCTGCAACTGACTGCTGCTGTCATGGTTACGGTTTGGGTGGCCTCTGCCGTGTTGGGCTTGTCCACAGTGTTTGGGTGGCCATCCTATAGCAGCCTGAGCAACATCAGTGCAGCACGCTGTTTGCTGTATTGGGGCCGCAGTGATCACCAACGAATTTTCTCTGTGCTCTTTAGTGTCACATGCTTCTGCCtgccagctgttgtgattttcGCAGTCTACTGTAATGTATATAAGGTCGCCCGTGTGGCTGCCCGCCAGCATGGACCTCTGCCCTCATGGACAAATAGTCAACTGAAGCACCGCTCTGACTCAATAAACAGCCAGACGACCATCATAACTACCCGCAATGCCCCACGTAGGATGATGCGTGATCGGCCCTTTGGGGGAGGCAAAGCTGCTCTGACACTGGTGCTCATTGTTGGCCAGTTCCTGATCTGCTGGCTGCCTTACTTTGCCTTCCACCTCCATTTGACAATAAATGCAACATCCACGATCCCTGAGGACCTTGAGGAAGCTGTCACCTGGCTGGCATATTCCTCTTTTGCTATAAACCCATTTTTCTACGGGCTCCTCAACCGGCAGATCCGGGAGGAGCTTTGTAAGCTCAGGCGTTGCTATTCACCCCGTCCAGTGGAGCTCGCAGTCTCAAGCCACGAGGGCTCGGGCCATGAGAACTTCCTACAATTCCTCCACAGGACCAGCTGCACATTAGAGACCCAAGGAAGCGTTGTCACATCAAGTCCAAGAAGCACTCTAGATCAGACTGGTCAGCCTGGCTTTAGGATACCGGGGCAAATCCCAGAGGAGTTCAGTTAG
- the cav4a gene encoding caveolin-2 yields the protein MMKGEDSEEVEIDLADSSDPEEFDNGEEPQTLWRAPPSLEEEENIHTSTLVEISDTKPLINVRDPRGINDCLKVTFEDVIAEPVSVRSGDRVWIWSNALFEVSRIWIYRIVTVLLAIPVSVISGLLFAILSCFHIWMVSPCIQWICVGTCWLQSLWSIILRVIVHPFFTSAAKCCGGFSIHLAKE from the exons ATGATGAAAGGGGAAGATTCAGAGGAAGTAGAGATTGACTTGGCCGACTCCAGTGATCCTGAAGAATTTGATAATGGGGAGGAACCTCAGACGCTGTGGAGGGCCCCTCCTTCtttggaagaagaggaaaacattCATACTTCTACTCTGGTGGAAATCAGCGATACCAAGCCTCTGATCAATGTCAGAGACCCCCGAGGTATCAATGACTGCCTCAAG GTGACGTTTGAAGATGTGATTGCTGAGCCAGTATCAGTGCGCAGTGGGGACAGAGTGTGGATCTGGAGCAACGCCCTGTTCGAGGTGTCCCGGATTTGGATCTACAGGATAGTCACAGTGCTGCTGGCCATTCCGGTGTCAGTTATCTCTGGTCTCCTCTTTGCCATCCTCAGTTGCTTTCACATCTG GATGGTTTCTCCCTGTATCCAGTGGATCTGCGTGGGCACCTGCTGGCTGCAGAGCCTATGGAGCATCATACTGCGTGTCATTGTCCACCCCTTTTTCACAAGTGCTGCAAAATGCTGTGGAGGCTTTAGCATTCACCTGGCCAAAGAATGA
- the rrp9 gene encoding U3 small nucleolar RNA-interacting protein 2 isoform X1, with amino-acid sequence MSSSFFIKSKSNPKLSKKGKNTAGTKRKADRDSGAKSKVQAKKPNSKYNVEISSDSDTEGPTVPKKRQANEENEYDETPQEKKLRLAKLYLEQLKEEEEKRAEEDDFETDLIAGRLQEEVLEQKGKLQRPIAKDLIAPDASEIRLLRGHKLPITCLVISPDDKYIFSAAKDCSIIKWDVESGKKLHTVHGGRKGTEDRHVGHTAHILCMAISSDGKYMATGDMNKLIMIWEAETCKHLYKFTGHKGPVSGLSFRRGTHDLYSASHDRSIKVWNVNENAYVETLFGHQDAITGLDSLSRERCVTAGGRDRTVRVWKIAEESQLVFHGHEGSIDCIQLINEEHMITGADDGSLSLWSVNKKKPLSTVRQAHGCHGDAELQQPHWVASVAALHNSDTVASGGFCCSHNSQVQLWKCTQNYRGLEPLFNVPVSGFVNSLKFSNSGQFLAAGVGQEHRLGRWWRLKEAKNGIYVIPLKRKPSNPEETKMTD; translated from the exons ATGTCGTCGTCTTTTTTTATAAAGTCAAAGTCAAACCCCAAACTAtccaaaaaggggaaaaatacaGCCGGGACCAAACGAAAG GCCGATCGGGACTCCGGGGCTAAGAGCAAAGTGCAAGCAAAGAAACCCAACTCCAAATACAACGTAGAGATTTCTAGCGACTCTGACACCGAGGG TCCCACAGTGCCCAAGAAAAGGCAGGCCAACGAGGAAAACGAATATGACGAAACGCCACAAGAGAAGAAGCTGAGATTAGCCAAACTTTACCTagagcagctgaaggaggaag aggaaaagagagcagaagaagaCGACTTTGAGACTGATCTGATTGCAGGGAGACTTCAAGAAGAAGTG CTTGAACAGAAAGGAAAACTCCAGAGACCTATTGCCAAAGAT CTCATAGCACCAGATGCTTCAGAGATCCGACTGTTAAGAGGACACAAACTTCCCATTACCTGTTTGGTTATTTCGCCTGATGACAAGTACATCTTTTCAGCTGCCAAAGACTGCTCCATCATTAAGT GGGATGTTGAGAGTGGCAAAAAACTGCATACAGTACATGGTGGAAGAAAAGGTACAGAGGATCGACATGTTGGACATACTGCCCACATCCTGTGCATGGCCATATCGTCAGATGGAAAATACATG GCCACTGGagacatgaacaaactgatcaTGATTTGGGAGGCAGAAACATGTAAACATCTATATAAATTCACAGGACACAAAGGCCCTGTGTCG GGGCTTTCGTTCAGGAGGGGGACTCATGATCTGTACAGCGCATCTCATGACCGCTCTATCAAGGTCTGGAATGTGAATGAGAATGCTTATGTAGAAACTCT CTTTGGGCATCAGGATGCTATCACAGGATTAGACAGTCTGAGCCGTGAGCGGTGTGTGACTGCAGGAGGACGGGATCGCACTGTGAGGGTGTGGAAGATAGCCGAGGAGTCTCAGCTCGTCTTCCATGGCCATGA AGGTTCGATCGACTGTATCCAGCTCATAAACGAGGAGCACATGATAACGGGGGCTGATGATGG ctctttgtctctttggAGTGTCAACAAGAAAAAGCCTCTCAGCACTGTGAGGCAGGCTCACGGTTGCCATGGTGAcgcagagctgcagcagcctcaCTGGGTCGCCTCAGTTGCGGCTCTTCACAACTCGGATACCGTCGCCTCAGGTGGTTTTTGCT GTTCACACAACTCACAGGTGCAGCTCTGGAAGTGTACCCAAAACTACCGTGGGCTGGAGCCTCTATTCAACGTGCCAGTG TCTGGTTTTGTTAACAGTCTGAAGTTTTCAAACTCTGGTCAGTTCTTGGCTGCAGGAGTCGGACAGGAGCACAG GTTGGGCCGGTGGTGGAGACTGAAGGAGGCCAAAAATGGGATCTATGTTATTCCTCTCAAAAGGAAACCTTCCAATCCAGAAGAGACAAAGATGACTGATtag
- the LOC115043936 gene encoding uncharacterized protein LOC115043936, whose translation MPPKREPGTISAQPPMKMIKIGSDSLDLGCDPTGDNYRPAEESGGVRSYSPFPNSENETFEFDEENIASPGIRTDTISLLMKIEQLQAQLKYERRCRILAERELRELKEMNTLMMQMRHTAHELRATLDHVLQGGESSVIAPQNTHDQTMPFLADPKTEMGAIHNIPEDKHNFVFLGENLRVQKNLYERIAEIADYKKYTSALLMILFDRETLATHSLQGRRNTFTGEDCHKPQLPPDILRSIIDHVAAKFGVDCSQIKTAIRTKLNNEDKLLKKRLGLGKAENKTIVDQDFCQDAALLPENEPIGNGSQL comes from the exons ATGCCACCCAAGAGAGAGCCAGGGACGATTTCCGCACAGCCGCCGATGAAGATGATCAAGATCGGCTCGGATTCACTCGACTTGGGCTGCGATCCAACGGGGGACAACTACAGACCGGCCGAGGAGTCAGGAGGAGTCAGGAGCTACTCACCTTTTCCAAACAGCGAG AATGAGACTTTTGAGTTTGACGAAGAAAATATTGCAAGTCCAGGCATTAGGACAGACACCATCAGTCTCCTCATGAAAATAGAGCAACTCCAGGCACAGCTGAAATATGAACGCAGATGTCGGATTTTGGCAGAAAGGGAGCTGAGGGAGCTGAAAG AGATGAACACTCTCATGATGCAGATGAGGCACACAGCACACGAACTGCGTGCCACCTTGGATCATGTTCTCCAAGGAGGCGAGTCATCGGTCATCGCACCACAAAACACTCACGATCAAACCATGCCTTTCCTGGCTGATCCTAAAACAGAGATGGGAGCGATCCATAACATTCCAGAG GACAAGCACAACTTTGTGTTTCTTGGCGAGAATCTTCGAGTCCAAAAAAACCTCTATGAACGCATTGCAGAGATTGCGGACTACAAGAAGTACACTTCAGCACTGCTGATGATACTTTTTGACAGAGAAACATTGGCCACACACTCTCTACAGGGCCGGAGAAATACTTTCACAGGAGAGGACTGTCATAAGCCTCAACTCCCACCTGACATCTTGAGAAGTATAATTG ATCATGTGGCAGCCAAGTTTGGTGTTGATTGCAGCCAAATAAAAACTGCAATCCGGACAAAGTTGAATAATGAGGACAAGCTATTAAAGAAGAGGTTGGGTTTGGGTAAAGCTGAAAACAAGACGATTGTTGATCAAGATTTTTGCCAAGATGCTGCACTCTTGCCTGAAAATGAACCAATTGGAAATGGCTCTCAGTTATAG
- the rrp9 gene encoding U3 small nucleolar RNA-interacting protein 2 isoform X2 produces MSSSFFIKSKSNPKLSKKGKNTAGTKRKADRDSGAKSKVQAKKPNSKYNVEISSDSDTEGPTVPKKRQANEENEYDETPQEKKLRLAKLYLEQLKEEEEKRAEEDDFETDLIAGRLQEEVLEQKGKLQRPIAKDLIAPDASEIRLLRGHKLPITCLVISPDDKYIFSAAKDCSIIKWDVESGKKLHTVHGGRKGTEDRHVGHTAHILCMAISSDGKYMATGDMNKLIMIWEAETCKHLYKFTGHKGPVSGLSFRRGTHDLYSASHDRSIKVWNVNENAYVETLFGHQDAITGLDSLSRERCVTAGGRDRTVRVWKIAEESQLVFHGHEGSIDCIQLINEEHMITGADDGSLSLWSVNKKKPLSTVRQAHGCHGDAELQQPHWVASVAALHNSDTVASGSHNSQVQLWKCTQNYRGLEPLFNVPVSGFVNSLKFSNSGQFLAAGVGQEHRLGRWWRLKEAKNGIYVIPLKRKPSNPEETKMTD; encoded by the exons ATGTCGTCGTCTTTTTTTATAAAGTCAAAGTCAAACCCCAAACTAtccaaaaaggggaaaaatacaGCCGGGACCAAACGAAAG GCCGATCGGGACTCCGGGGCTAAGAGCAAAGTGCAAGCAAAGAAACCCAACTCCAAATACAACGTAGAGATTTCTAGCGACTCTGACACCGAGGG TCCCACAGTGCCCAAGAAAAGGCAGGCCAACGAGGAAAACGAATATGACGAAACGCCACAAGAGAAGAAGCTGAGATTAGCCAAACTTTACCTagagcagctgaaggaggaag aggaaaagagagcagaagaagaCGACTTTGAGACTGATCTGATTGCAGGGAGACTTCAAGAAGAAGTG CTTGAACAGAAAGGAAAACTCCAGAGACCTATTGCCAAAGAT CTCATAGCACCAGATGCTTCAGAGATCCGACTGTTAAGAGGACACAAACTTCCCATTACCTGTTTGGTTATTTCGCCTGATGACAAGTACATCTTTTCAGCTGCCAAAGACTGCTCCATCATTAAGT GGGATGTTGAGAGTGGCAAAAAACTGCATACAGTACATGGTGGAAGAAAAGGTACAGAGGATCGACATGTTGGACATACTGCCCACATCCTGTGCATGGCCATATCGTCAGATGGAAAATACATG GCCACTGGagacatgaacaaactgatcaTGATTTGGGAGGCAGAAACATGTAAACATCTATATAAATTCACAGGACACAAAGGCCCTGTGTCG GGGCTTTCGTTCAGGAGGGGGACTCATGATCTGTACAGCGCATCTCATGACCGCTCTATCAAGGTCTGGAATGTGAATGAGAATGCTTATGTAGAAACTCT CTTTGGGCATCAGGATGCTATCACAGGATTAGACAGTCTGAGCCGTGAGCGGTGTGTGACTGCAGGAGGACGGGATCGCACTGTGAGGGTGTGGAAGATAGCCGAGGAGTCTCAGCTCGTCTTCCATGGCCATGA AGGTTCGATCGACTGTATCCAGCTCATAAACGAGGAGCACATGATAACGGGGGCTGATGATGG ctctttgtctctttggAGTGTCAACAAGAAAAAGCCTCTCAGCACTGTGAGGCAGGCTCACGGTTGCCATGGTGAcgcagagctgcagcagcctcaCTGGGTCGCCTCAGTTGCGGCTCTTCACAACTCGGATACCGTCGCCTCAG GTTCACACAACTCACAGGTGCAGCTCTGGAAGTGTACCCAAAACTACCGTGGGCTGGAGCCTCTATTCAACGTGCCAGTG TCTGGTTTTGTTAACAGTCTGAAGTTTTCAAACTCTGGTCAGTTCTTGGCTGCAGGAGTCGGACAGGAGCACAG GTTGGGCCGGTGGTGGAGACTGAAGGAGGCCAAAAATGGGATCTATGTTATTCCTCTCAAAAGGAAACCTTCCAATCCAGAAGAGACAAAGATGACTGATtag